In Epinephelus lanceolatus isolate andai-2023 chromosome 16, ASM4190304v1, whole genome shotgun sequence, one DNA window encodes the following:
- the tert gene encoding telomerase reverse transcriptase, translating into MSTADLSPTLDILRSVYQHVQTLEQFTDSIVFREGHRAQLTEHTDTNRFKSFVRGVFVCFDKELQQVPSCNQICTLPELLAFVLNSLKRKRKRNILAHGYSFLSLAQEERDADHFKFQGDITQSAAYIHGSDLWKKVTIRLGTDITRYLLESCSVFVAVPPSCVFQVCGAPVYDRVSMTTAPAGFCLQSRARTLNGAQAGRNRGAVTVRRKHKVENDKRNRRVKKRQRQADEKDEEEVMTCPGKRRRVGQHEPTQEVQVCSESVGEGQPTSVEPSLTLKTLENGATVSKQPAEMQTTTLPLEGGPSWRSGMFPPLPPSQCFIRTLGFLYGGRGMRGFLLNRKKKTPDGCRRLQGPDLVRIVFFEGLAYLNGLERKPKKLPRRFFTMVPVFSRLLRQHRRCPYSRILQRMCPVVEDRNTQQEDLSSLLPRHCAPHRVYLFVRECLTAVIPPELWGSDHNRLHFFSRVRGFLRSGKFERLSLAELMWKMKVNDCDWLKISKTGRFPPSELSYRTQILGQFLAWLLDGYVVSLVRACFYVTESVGQKNAVRFYRQEVWAKLQDLAFRGHLSKGQMEELTPAQVASLPKTTVISRLRFIPKTDGMRPITRVVGADAKTRVYRGRVRDLLDMLRACVRSTPSLLGSTVWGMTDIHRVLRSRAPAQKDKPQPLYFVKVDVSGAYESLPHDKLIEVIGQALSPVQDELFTIRHYAKIWADSHEGLKKSFVRQADFLEDNMGSTNMKGFVTSLQKRGKVHHAILVEQHFSSDLHGREALQFFTQMLTGSVVQFGKKTYRQCRGIPQGSVVSSLLCCLCYGHMENVLFKDITEKKRCLMRLVDDFLLITPDLQEAQSFLRILLAGVPQYGLVVNPQKVAVNFQMLGSVGSCPGIRVLPPHCLFPWCGLLLDTHSLDVYKDYSSYAGLSLRYSLTLGSFHSAGQQMRRKLMAILRLKCHALFLDLKTNSLEAVYKNIYKLVLLHARRFHVCVQSLPFGQTVAKNPMFFLQMILDMAEYANQLIRLSNKGQILGSKAQSGVVQYEAVELLFCLSFLLVMSQHRPLYKDLLPHLHKRKRSLERRLGDLRLARVRQAAKPRTPEDFLAIQM; encoded by the exons ATGTCCACGGCTGACCTGTCCCCGACCCTGGACATCCTCCGGTCTGTGTACCAGCACGTGCAGACTCTGGAGCAGTTCACGGACAGCATCGTGTTCAGAGAGGGACACAGAGCTCAGCTCACTGAGCACACAGACACCAACCGCTTCAAGTCCTTCGTCAGAGGAGTGTTCGTGTGTTTCGACAAGGAGCTCCAGCAGGTGCCGAGCTGCAACCAG ATCTGCACTCTGCCTGAGCTGCTGGCCTTCGTTCTCAACAGtctgaagagaaaaagaaaaagaaacatccTGGCACACGGCTACAGTTTTCTGTCGCTGGCTCAGGAGGAGCGGGACGCAGACCACTTCAAGTTCCAAGGAGATATCACTCAAAGCGCCGCGTACATCCACGGCAGCGATTTGTGGAAGAAAGTCACCATACGCCTCGGCACAGATATCACACGCTACCTGTTGGAGAGCTGCTCTGTGTTTGTGGCGGTCCCTCCTTCATGTGTTTTCCAGGTGTGCGGCGCCCCCGTCTATGACAGGGTGTCCATGACTACAGCCCCCGCTGGGTTTTGTCTCCAGTCTCGTGCGAGGACGCTTAACGGTGCTCAGGCTGGGAGGAATCGAGGTGCAGTGACTGTGAGAAGGAAACACAAGGTTGAGAACGACAAGAGGAACAGAAGGGTgaagaaaagacagagacaagctGATGAgaaggacgaggaggaggtTATGACTTGTCCAGGAAAGAGGAGGCGGGTCGGACAGCATGAACCCACACAGGAAGTCCAGGTGTGCAGTGAATCAGTGGGGGAGGGGCAGCCCACGTCTGTGGAACCGTCACTGACTCTGAAGACTTTGGAAAATGGCGCCACTGTTTCCAAACAGCCTGCTGAAATGCAAACTACCACCCTTCCCTTGGAGGGAGGACCCAGCTGGAGATCAGGGATGTTCCCTCCTTTGCCTCCCTCACAGTGTTTCATCCGCACACTGGGGTTCCTGTATGGAGGAAGAGGCATGCGTGGCTTCCTCCTcaacaggaagaagaagactCCTGATGGATGCAGAAGGCTGCAAGGACCAGATCTGGTGCGAATAGTCTTCTTTGAGGGGCTGGCGTATCTAAACGGGCTGGAGAGGAAACCAAAGAAACTCCCACGGCGCTTTTTTACCATGGTCCCTGTGTTCAGCCGGCTGCTGCGGCAGCACAGGAGGTGTCCCTACAGCAGGATACTGCAGAGGATGTGTCCGGTGGTGgaggacagaaacacacaacagGAGGACCTGAGCTCCCTCCTGCCTCGACACTGTGCACCTCACCGGGTCTACCTGTTCGTCAGGGAGTGCCTCACCGCCGTGATCCCTCCGGAGCTGTGGGGCTCCGACCACAACCGCCTTCATTTCTTCTCTCGGGTCAGGGGCTTCCTGCGCAGTGGCAAGTTTGAGAGGCTCTCATTGGCTGAACTGATGTGGAAGATGAAGGTGAAtgactgtgattggctgaagaTCAGTAAAACAG GCAGGTTCCCGCCCAGTGAGCTCTCATATCGGACGCAGATCCTGGGTCAGTTCCTGGCTTGGCTTCTGGACGGTTACGTCGTAAGCCTGGTTCGAGCCTGTTTCTATGTCACTGAGAGCGTCGGCCAGAAGAACGCCGTCCGGTTctacagacaggaagtgtggGCAAAACTGCAGGACTTGGCCTTcag AGGTCACCTCTCCAAGGGGCAGATGGAGGAGTTGACTCCAGCTCAGGTGGCGTCCCTCCCCAAGACCACCGTCATCTCCCGCCTTCGCTTCATTCCCAAGACTGATGGCATGCGGCCAATCACACGAGTCGTAGGAGCAGATGCCAAAACAAGG GTCTACAGAGGGCGTGTGCGGGACCTGCTGGACATGCTGCGTGCCTGTGTGCGCTCCACTCCGTCCCTGCTGGGCTCCACAGTGTGGGGCATGACAGATATCCACAGGGTGCTGCGCTCTCGAGCTCCAGCTCAGAAGGACAAGCCACAACCTCTTTACTTCGTCAAG gtgGATGTGAGTGGAGCCTATGAGAGTCTGCCTCATGATAAACTCATTGAGGTGATTGGCCAGGCTCTGTCACCTGTCCAGGACGAACTCTTCACCATCCGCCACTACGCCAAGATCTGGGCCGACTCCCACGAGGGCCTGAAGAAGTCCTTTGTTCGACAG GCAGATTTCCTGGAGGACAACATGGGGTCCACCAACATGAAAGGGTTTGTGACGTCACtgcagaaaagaggaaaagttcATCACGCCATTCTGGTGGAGCAG CACTTCTCCTCAGATCTTCATGGCAGAGAGGCGCTGCAGTTCTTCACCCAGATGCTAACTGGCAGCGTTGTTCAGTTTGGGAAGAA AACATACCGTCAGTGCCGAGGGATTCCTCAGGGTTCGGTGGTGTCCAGCCTGCTCTGCTGTCTCTGCTACGGTCACATGGAGAACGTCCTGTTCAAAGACATCACTGAAAAGAAAAG ATGTTTGATGAGACTGGTGGACGACTTCCTGCTGATCACTCCAGACTTACAGGAAGCACAGAGCTTTCTCAG gatccTGCTGGCGGGCGTACCACAGTACGGTCTGGTGGTCAACCCGCAGAAGGTGGCAGTCAACTTTCAGATGTTAGGAAGTGTTGGCTCTTGTCCTGGGATTCGTGTGCTGCCCCCCCACTGCCTCTTCCCCTGGTGTGGGCTGCTGCTGGACACACACTCTCTGGACGTCTACAAAGACTACTCCAG CTACGCAGGTCTGTCTCTGCGCTACAGCCTCACACTGGGGTCATTCCACTCAGCTGGACAGCAGATGAGGAGGAAACTGATGGCTATCCTCAGACTCAAGTGCCACGCCCTGTTCTTGGACCTGAAG ACTAATTCTCTTGAGGCGGTCTACAAGAACATCTACAAGCTGGTGCTGCTTCATGCACGCAG gTTCCACGTGTGTGTCCAGAGTTTGCCCTTTGGTCAGACGGTTGCTAAGAACCCCATGTTCTTCCTGCAGATGATTCTGGATATGGCCGAATACGCCAATCAGCTCATCAGGCTCAGCAACAAAG GACAGATTTTAGGCAGTAAGGCTCAGAGCGGCGTCGTGCAGTACGAAGCAGTGGAGCTGCTCTTCTGTCTGTCCTTCCTGCTGGTGATGTCACAACATCGTCCCCTCTACAAGGATCTGCTCCCACACCTGCACAAAC GAAAGCGCAGTCTGGAGAGGCGTCTGGGGGATCTGAGACTGGCCAGAGTCCGACAGGCCGCTAAACCCAGGACCCCGGAGGACTTCTTGGCCATCCAGATGTAG
- the rbbp4 gene encoding histone-binding protein RBBP4: MADKEAGAFDDAVEERVINEEYKIWKKNTPFLYDLVMTHALEWPSLTAQWLPDVSRPEGKDYSVHRLVLGTHTSDEQNHLVIASVQLPNDDAQFEASHYDSEKGEFGGFGSVSGKIEIEIKINHEGEVNRARYMPQNPCIIATKTPTSEVLVFDYTKHPSKPDASGECHPDLRLRGHQKEGYGLSWNPNLSGSLLSASDDHTICLWDISAVPKEGKIVEAKTIFTGHTAVVEDVSWHLLHESLFGSVADDQKLMIWDTRSNNTSKPSHAVDAHTAEVNCLSFNPYSEFILASGSADKTVALWDLRNLKLKLHSFESHKDEIFQVQWSPHNETILASSGTDRRLNVWDLSKIGEEQSPEDAEDGPPELLFIHGGHTAKISDFSWNPNEPWVICSVSEDNIMQVWQMAENIYNDEDPEGSTDPEATA; encoded by the exons ATGGCGGACAAGGAAG CAGGAGCATTTGATGATGCGGTTGAAGAGAGGGTGATAAACGAGGAGTACAAGATCTGGAAGAAGAACACTCCCTTCCTGTACGACCTGGTGATGACCCACGCTCTGGAGTGGCCCAGCCTGACTGCTCAGTGGCTGCCTGACGTCTCCAG GCCGGAGGGGAAGGATTACAGCGTGCACCGGCTGGTGTTGGGCACTCACACATCTGATGAGCAGAATCACCTGGTCATCGCCAGCGTTCAGCTGCCCAACGATGACGCCCAGTTTGAAGCCTCACATTATGACAGTGAGAAAGGAG AGTTCGGAGGCTTTGGCTCAGTGAGCGGCAAGATCGAGATAGAAATCAAGATCAACCATGAAGGAGAGGTGAATCGTGCTCGCTACATGCCCCAAAACCCCTGCATCATCGCCACCAAGACCCCCACCTCAGAGGTGCTGGTGTTTGACTACACCAAACACCCCTCCAAGCCAG ATGCTTCTGGAGAGTGTCACCCTGATCTGCGTCTCAGAGGTCACCAGAAGGAAGGCTACGGTCTCTCCTGGAATCCAAATCTGTCCGGCTCTCTCCTCAGTGCGTCAGATGACCAT ACCATTTGTCTGTGGGACATCAGTGCTGTGCCCAAAGAGGGCAAGATAGTCGAGGCAAAGACGATCTTCACCGGTCACACTGCTGTGGTGGAGGACGTCTCCTGGCACTTGCTTCACGAGTCGCTCTTTGGATCTGTAGCAGATGACCAGAAGCTCATGAT CTGGGACACTCGTTCAAACAACACCTCCAAACCCAGCCACGCAGTGGATGCCCACACAGCAGAGGTCAACTGTTTGTCATTCAACCCTTACAGCGAGTTCATTCTGGCCTCTGGCTCTGCAGACAAG ACTGTCGCTCTTTGGGACTTGAGAAACCTGAAATTGAAGCTGCATTCCTTCGAGTCACACAAGGATGAGATTTTCCAG GTTCAGTGGTCACCACATAACGAGACCATCCTGGCATCCAGTGGAACAGACCGCCGCCTCAATGTCTGGGACCTCAG tAAAATCGGAGAGGAGCAGTCACCAGAGGATGCAGAGGACGGCCCGCCTGAGCTTCTG TTTATCCATGGAGGCCACACAGCCAAGATCTCCGACTTCTCCTGGAACCCCAACGAGCCCTGGGTCATCTGCTCTGTGTCTGAAGACAACATTATGCAAGTCTGGCAAATG GCTGAGAACATCTACAACGATGAAGACCCAGAGGGTTCGACAGACCCCGAGGCCACAGCGTAA
- the sync gene encoding uncharacterized protein sync codes for MDDDNVLSSGFEPLFIKEEVADPDSTLMEQSECNTTQSGLAFTATALNQSALIRPYLQEMDELLKSCEELTGIQFGSHFSDSYKETSLTESTYSHIKKEDTMESDRETSVSPHLSTSYIDTHMDRAGTEDQPAQGRSQGLGTIINRCGATTEASRQRDMPLTSAGSKLSDTMVEYEGQLLGMLAMLESCMEETGMDFEPQGWATDESQEYVHISKNPQLHRGTTLVPIQQVQPRKLETQMMQSESWAGQHPEDEVSKESRNEAMESSAANESQQSSVLSRDNMGGCSMETLEWKEQVVLGPQLRSSLDSTGNDPMYCEVTKAGYMSTNKDTCMKGDVTEVDDAESPAEERQELEMDTINSGSGINELSALGCQMEECIEEVQRLEKRRRELLTEVLELRGDKNREEAEGSNEEETEEQIESKAAELMNALKREEEVRREERKKEIQSLREERAEEERTLWRVNLERQGLYEELRKLKRRLFGMARDCAHNQAALNTQRREVELLKREEEKLQSLVLQLTEEGSQLRAAQTQQLLELQAQLHAQSSSQTSNTQEELTEYRRHSCGDIQQYLQGGLKALEERYEPILLTLLKRRETTAGALAKAKEQAQELKAQLRPLKEEIQKLILQRACLEEKLKLIHIQRREDAGQYKETVYFLEDSSRELKTELKIQKRKTKEIEELKDSLTKQLLLYRAAIKDHKQCDDEETT; via the exons ATGGACGACGATAACGTTTTATCTTCTGGGTTTGAGCCTCTCTTCATTAAAGAGGAGGTCGCAGATCCGGACAGTACCCTGATGGAGCAAAGCGAGTGTAACACCACACAGTCTGGGTTAGCCTTCACAGCAACAGCACTGAACCAATCAGCTTTAATCAGGCCATACTTACAGGAGATGGATGAGTTACTGAAAAGCTGCGAGGAGCTCACTGGGATCCAGTTTGGCTCTCACTTCTCAGACAGTTACAAGGAAACAAGTCTGACTGAATCAACTTACAGCCACATCAAGAAGGAAGACACGATGGAGAGCGATAGAGAGACAAGTGTTTCTCCCCATCTTTCCACAAGCTACATcgacacacacatggacaggGCTGGAACGGAAGACCAGCCGGCACAAGGTCGGTCGCAAGGCTTGGGCACCATCATCAACAGGTGTGGAGCGACCACAGAAGCTTCACGCCAAAGAGACATGCCGCTGACCTCAGCAGGAAGCAAACTGAGTGACACCATGGTGGAGTACGAGGGTCAGCTGTTGGGGATGTTGGCCATGCTGGAGAGCTGCATGGAAGAGACTGGGATGGACTTTGAGCCACAGGGATGGGCGACAGATGAGAGCCAAGAGTACGTACACATCAGTAAGAATCCTCAGCTTCACCGGGGGACGACGCTGGTGCCCATTCAGCAAGTACAGCCAAGGAAGTTGGAGACCCAGATGATGCAATCAGAGTCCTGGGCTGGTCAGCATCCAGAAGATGAAGTTTCCAAGGAAAGCAGAAATGAGGCAATGGAGAGCTCAGCAGCAAATGAAAGCCAGCAGAGTTCTGTGCTTAGCCGTGACAACATGGGCGGCTGCTCAATGGAAACACTGGAATGGAAAGAGCAGGTGGTTCTTGGTCCTCAGCTCAGGTCTTCATTAGACAGTACAGGAAATGATCCGATGTACTGTGAGGTGACAAAGGCAGGATATATGTCTACTAACAAAGACACATGCATGAAGGGAGACGTAACTGAAGTAGATGACGCTGAATCACCGGctgaggagagacaggagcTCGAGATGGACACCATTAATTCGGGATCCGGCATAAACGAACTCAGTGCCCTGGGGTGTCAGATGGAGGAGTGCATCGAGGAGGTACAGCGGttagagaagaggaggagggagctgcTGACGGAGGTGCTGGAGTTAAGAGGGGATAAAAacagagaggaggcagaggggagCAATGAGGAGGAGACGGAGGAGCAAATTGAAAGCAAGGCGGCAGAGCTGATGAATGCGctgaagagggaggaggaggtgaggagagaggagaggaagaaagagattCAGAGCCTCAGGGAGgagagggcagaggaggagaggacgcTGTGGAGGGTGAACCTGGAGAGACAGGGGCTGTATGAGgagctgaggaagctgaagaggAGGCTGTTTGGGATGGCGAGGGACTGCGCTCACAACCAGGCCGCCCTGAACACCCAGCGCCGggaggtggagctgctgaagaGAGAAGAG GAGAAGCTGCAGTCGCTGGTGCTCCAGCTGACGGAGGAGGGCTCCCAGCTCAGGGCGGCTCAAACACAACAGCTCTTAGAGCTTCAGGCACAGCTTCATGCCCAGAGCTCCAGTCAGACGTCCAACACCCAGGAGGAGCTGACCGAGTACAGGAGGCACTCTTGTGGGGACATCCAGCAGTACCTGCAGGGGGGGCTGAAGGCCCTGGAGGAGAG GTATGAACCCATTTTGCTGACACTGCTGAAGAGAAGGGAGACAACAGCCGGAGCGCTGGCAAAAGCTAAAGAGCAAGCCCAGGAGCTGAAGGCCCAGCTGAGGCCCCTGAAGGAGGAGATCCAGAAGCTGATTCTCCAGAGGGCTTGTTTGGAGGAGAAACTCAAATTGATTCACATACAGAGGAGAGAAGATGCGGGGCAGTACAAG GAGACGGTGTACTTTCTGgaggacagcagcagagagttgAAGACAGAGTTGAAGATtcagaaaagaaaaaccaaagaAATCGAGGAGCTGAAAGACAGCCTCACCAAACAACTTCTCCTCTACAG GGCTGCCATCAAGGACCATAAGCAGTGTGACGATGAGGAGACAACATGA